A genomic segment from uncultured Erythrobacter sp. encodes:
- the queC gene encoding 7-cyano-7-deazaguanine synthase QueC, with the protein MSGSEHTRMQPLAVVLLSGGLDSMVTAALAQEAGFAVHALTVDYGQRHRLELESAARIAKQLRLVRHTPIALDLRAFGGSALTDAIDVPKGGVGDDIPVTYVPARNLVFLALTTACAEAAGARDVFIGVNALDYSGYPDCRPEFIASFAETARLGTKAGVEGAPFTIHAPLQHMTKADIARECARLGLDPAWSWSCYDPTPEGLACGLCDSCRLRKKGFAEAGIVDSTRYKA; encoded by the coding sequence ATGAGCGGTTCTGAACATACGCGCATGCAGCCGCTGGCGGTGGTGCTGCTGTCCGGCGGGCTGGATTCGATGGTGACAGCAGCGCTGGCGCAGGAAGCCGGCTTTGCGGTCCATGCGCTGACGGTCGATTACGGGCAGCGTCACCGGCTTGAGCTGGAATCCGCCGCACGCATCGCCAAACAGTTGAGACTTGTCCGCCACACCCCAATCGCGCTCGATCTGCGGGCATTTGGCGGATCGGCGCTGACCGATGCAATCGATGTGCCCAAGGGCGGCGTGGGGGACGACATTCCGGTGACCTATGTCCCGGCGCGCAATCTCGTATTCCTCGCGCTCACCACCGCCTGCGCTGAAGCAGCAGGCGCGCGCGATGTGTTCATCGGGGTGAATGCGCTCGACTATTCGGGCTATCCTGATTGCCGCCCGGAATTCATCGCCAGCTTTGCCGAAACCGCACGGCTCGGCACCAAGGCGGGGGTGGAAGGCGCGCCCTTTACCATCCACGCCCCGCTCCAGCACATGACCAAAGCCGACATCGCCCGCGAATGCGCGCGGCTGGGGCTTGATCCGGCCTGGAGCTGGTCCTGTTACGATCCGACGCCCGAGGGGCTAGCCTGCGGCTTGTGCGATTCGTGCCGCCTCAGGAAAAAGGGTTTTGCCGAGGCGGGGATTGTCGATAGCACGCGCTATAAGGCGTGA
- a CDS encoding MFS transporter has translation MSEKAEAAESRSEDSVPAYSWYVLGVLVVVYILNFIDRQILSILAVDIKRDLQLTDGELGFLGGAAFAVFYALFGVPLGRLADRWHRVRLLTIGLLLWSAMTAMSGFARNYLTLSLARMGVGVGEATASPTAYSLISDYFPARKRATALAIYSSGLYLGGGVSLLIGAKISKVWDAAYPGGGMAGLVGWQAAFLAVGIPGILLAIWVASLREPARPAAETVGGRHPLVDFFIDLSMLLPPFTLYHAMRRGPMAATVNLAMAAAMTGFALIMIELTGNLPQWSSIAFGYYAVFSWASTLRRHDPATFSLIWGTPAFICTALGYGLVSLGAYALAFWSAPYAETVLKLPKDELAFVLGGSGAVSGFLGVILGGRLSDWLRSRNPSGRILVIMFGIVAPVIPIWIGFTTEIPALFYLMNFLAGMFAATALGAAAATTQDLVLPRMRGTATASFFLATTLVGLGLGPYMVGQISELSGSMRIGVLSLIGVAPISLALLIYAYRTLPMAEATIAERARAAAGE, from the coding sequence TTGAGCGAGAAAGCCGAAGCGGCCGAAAGCCGCAGCGAGGATTCCGTCCCCGCCTATAGCTGGTATGTGCTCGGGGTGCTGGTTGTGGTCTACATCCTCAACTTCATCGATCGGCAGATCCTCTCGATCTTGGCGGTCGACATCAAGCGCGATCTTCAGCTGACCGACGGCGAGCTCGGCTTTCTCGGCGGTGCGGCTTTTGCGGTGTTCTATGCGCTGTTCGGTGTCCCGCTTGGCCGTTTGGCGGACCGCTGGCACCGGGTGCGCCTGCTGACTATCGGCCTGTTGCTGTGGTCGGCGATGACGGCAATGTCCGGATTTGCGCGCAACTATCTGACCCTGTCACTGGCGCGCATGGGCGTGGGCGTGGGCGAGGCGACGGCCAGCCCGACGGCCTATTCATTGATTTCGGATTATTTCCCAGCGCGAAAGCGCGCCACCGCCTTGGCGATCTATTCCTCGGGCCTCTATCTCGGCGGCGGGGTCTCGCTGCTGATCGGAGCCAAGATTTCGAAGGTTTGGGACGCGGCCTATCCGGGCGGCGGGATGGCTGGGCTGGTGGGCTGGCAGGCCGCCTTTCTCGCCGTGGGGATTCCAGGAATCCTGCTCGCGATCTGGGTCGCCTCGCTGCGTGAACCGGCGCGGCCGGCTGCCGAGACTGTAGGAGGGCGTCATCCACTGGTCGACTTCTTCATCGACCTGTCGATGCTGCTGCCCCCGTTCACTCTGTACCACGCAATGCGCCGCGGCCCGATGGCAGCGACCGTCAACCTCGCGATGGCGGCCGCGATGACCGGCTTCGCGCTGATCATGATCGAGCTGACCGGCAATCTCCCGCAATGGTCGTCGATTGCATTCGGCTATTATGCGGTGTTTTCATGGGCATCGACACTGCGCAGGCACGACCCGGCGACCTTCAGCCTGATCTGGGGCACGCCGGCCTTCATCTGCACGGCGCTGGGCTATGGCCTCGTATCGCTCGGCGCCTATGCGCTGGCGTTCTGGTCGGCGCCCTATGCCGAGACCGTGCTCAAATTGCCCAAGGACGAACTTGCCTTCGTGCTGGGCGGCAGCGGTGCGGTGTCGGGCTTTCTGGGGGTGATTCTCGGTGGGCGACTGTCGGATTGGCTGCGTTCGCGCAATCCGTCGGGGCGGATTCTCGTCATCATGTTTGGCATTGTCGCGCCGGTCATTCCGATCTGGATTGGCTTCACGACCGAAATTCCCGCCCTGTTCTACCTGATGAACTTTCTCGCAGGGATGTTCGCCGCGACCGCACTGGGGGCTGCTGCTGCCACGACGCAGGATCTGGTGCTCCCGCGGATGCGCGGAACTGCTACGGCCTCGTTCTTCCTCGCGACAACCTTGGTCGGCCTTGGGCTCGGCCCCTATATGGTCGGGCAGATTTCCGAGCTGAGCGGGAGCATGCGGATCGGCGTCCTGTCACTGATCGGAGTAGCGCCGATATCGCTGGCGCTGCTGATCTACGCCTATCGCACCCTGCCAATGGCC